From the Serinus canaria isolate serCan28SL12 chromosome 21, serCan2020, whole genome shotgun sequence genome, one window contains:
- the RBP7 gene encoding retinoid-binding protein 7, translating into MLAFLTGSSFNCLAMPVDFSGTWNLVSNDNFEGYMVALGIDFATRKIAKMLKPQKVIKQDGDSFHVHTTSSFRDYLLEFKVGEEFEEDNKGLDNRKCKSLVTWENDKLVCVQTGEKKNRGWTHWLEGDDLHLELRCENQVCRQVFKRA; encoded by the exons ATGCTTGCATTTTTGACTGGATCTTCCTTCAACTGTCTGGCAATGCCTGTGGATTTCAGCGGAACCTGGAACCTTGTCAGCAATGACAACTTCGAAGGTTATATGGTGGCCTTAG GTATTGACTTTGCAACACGCAAAATAGCAAAAATGCTGAAGCCTCAGAAAGTGATCAAACAGGATGGTGATTCATTCCATGTCCATACCACTAGCTCATTCAGAGATTATTTGCTTGAATTCAAAGTTGGAGAAGAGTTTGAGGAAGATAATAAAGGCTTGGATAACAGAAAATGCAAG AGTCTTGTTACCTGGGAAAATGACAAACTCGTCTGTGTCCAGACTGGTGAGAAGAAGAACAGGGGCTGGACTCACTGGCTCGAAGGGGATGACCTCCACCTG gagCTTCGTTGTGAGAATCAAGTCTGTAGACAGGTCTTCAAGAGAGCTTGA